Within Ascidiaceihabitans donghaensis, the genomic segment CGGCCCGTGAGGAACGGGTGAATGATCAGCATAAAGAATCCGCCCGCATCATACTGCGCCTCGAATTCTTCCCAGAACCCGGAAAGGCCGTGCGATGGCCCAGCCACCGGCATCATATACCCGATTTCGTCGTAATGTGCGAAGAGCGGCCAATCATCGGTGCCCCAATGGACAGGCATTTCATAAAGCGCCCCCTGTTTGGTTTGTAGCTGGTAGGGAATGTCATCGCCCATCATTGAACTGTCATAGCGCATCCCGTGTTCGATCATCAGATCAACGACCTCTTGGGTGATGTTGTAGACGGGTGCACGGTAGCCGGTGGGGTGTTGACCGCAAATTCGTTGATGCACGTCCAATGTGCGTTCAAACCATGTGCGCTGCTGCCCGCGTGTCTTGATGGGGTCTTCGTGCAGATAGCCGTGGTGTCCGATTTCATGGCCGTCTTTCAGGATGGCCTCGGCGACATCGGGGTAGGTTTCCAGACACCAACCGGGGATGAAAAACGACTGCTTCAGCTCAAACCTACGATAGGTGTCGAGGATGCGGGGCAGGGCGACCATTGGCCCGTAGCGTCCCATGGAAATAGGATAGAGCCGGTCGTGGCTGTCTTCGGGTTTTGCGATGTGGATCAGGCTGTCGGCGTCCATATCAAACGTGATTGCAACGGCGCATTTGGCCCCGTTTGGCCAAGGGATCGGATTGCGGATCATGTTTCGTTCAAGACGTGTGCGCTGGCGGTGTCCCATGACAGCCAAATTTCGTCACCGCTGTGCAAGTCGAATTTTGACAGTTCGCGTTCTTGCATCTGCACTTTGAATTCCTGACCTTCGGCGTCTTCAAGGAACAGTGTGACCATGGAGCCTACGAACTCTTCCGAGATCAGTTTGCAGAACGCTTTGTTTTCGCCCGTCGGTTCTTTCATCGAGATGTGGACCAGATCGGCGGAAATCACGAAGCTGGCAGGGTGGTCTTGAACCAATGCCACGTCATTTGTTGGCACAGTGAAATCACCCGATGCGGTGGCAATGCGGGCTGTACTGTCTTTCACGGATGCGACGGTGCCGGTCAGGATGTTATTGCGGCCCACGAATTCCGCCACGAACTGGTTTGCAGGCGCGCGATAGATGTCTTTTGGGGTGCCAATCTGGGCAATTTCGCCTTTGCCCATGATAATGACGCGATCGGCCATGGCGAAGGCCTCGGACTGCGAATGGGTGACGTAGACAAAGGTGATGCCAAGTTCGCGTTGCAGATCGGTCAGGACGGCTTGCATACGGATGACCAGATGCGCATCAAGGGCTGATAGCGGTTCGTCCAGAAGCAGAATTTGCGGCTCCATCACCAGCGACCGCGCAAGCGCCACGCGCTGCTTTTGCCCGCCCGACAGGGTGGAAATGTCGCGGTCTGCAAACTCCAGAATGCCCATCTTTTCCAGCCATTTCAGTGCGCGCGTTTTGCGTTCCTCTTTGCCAACGCCGCGCATCTTCAGGCCAAACTCCACGTTTTCCTGTGCGCTGAGAAAGGGAAACAAAGCCAGCGATTGCCAGACCAGCGGTGTGTCGCGTTCATGCGGGGGCACATCGTTCATCAGCTGGCCGTTCAGGCGGATTTCGCCTTTGCTGGGGGCGTCCAAGCCCGCCAACATGCGCAGCGTTGTGGTTTTACCACAGCCCGAGGGCCCCATAATGGCTAAAAATTCGCCTTCGCGGATTTCAAAGTCCAGTTCTTTAACGGCGACGAAGCTGTCAAAGCTTTTTTGGACTTTATCAAAGACGACAAGAGGTTCTGTCATGGGCGGATGCTTTTCAGTTGGCGGCCGGCAAAGAATACTTGTGCCAGCACGACGAGGGTCATGGAAATAAGAAACACAAATGTGCCAATGGCGTTGACTTGTGGATCGA encodes:
- a CDS encoding ABC transporter ATP-binding protein, which codes for MTEPLVVFDKVQKSFDSFVAVKELDFEIREGEFLAIMGPSGCGKTTTLRMLAGLDAPSKGEIRLNGQLMNDVPPHERDTPLVWQSLALFPFLSAQENVEFGLKMRGVGKEERKTRALKWLEKMGILEFADRDISTLSGGQKQRVALARSLVMEPQILLLDEPLSALDAHLVIRMQAVLTDLQRELGITFVYVTHSQSEAFAMADRVIIMGKGEIAQIGTPKDIYRAPANQFVAEFVGRNNILTGTVASVKDSTARIATASGDFTVPTNDVALVQDHPASFVISADLVHISMKEPTGENKAFCKLISEEFVGSMVTLFLEDAEGQEFKVQMQERELSKFDLHSGDEIWLSWDTASAHVLNET
- a CDS encoding polysaccharide deacetylase family protein, producing the protein MIRNPIPWPNGAKCAVAITFDMDADSLIHIAKPEDSHDRLYPISMGRYGPMVALPRILDTYRRFELKQSFFIPGWCLETYPDVAEAILKDGHEIGHHGYLHEDPIKTRGQQRTWFERTLDVHQRICGQHPTGYRAPVYNITQEVVDLMIEHGMRYDSSMMGDDIPYQLQTKQGALYEMPVHWGTDDWPLFAHYDEIGYMMPVAGPSHGLSGFWEEFEAQYDAGGFFMLIIHPFLTGRLARWKQVEAWIAKTRETKDVWFATLDEIADHMDNLQKQGLWRPFVDRLPYYDGPILKDTPK